The genomic DNA CGTTTGGGTACGGGCGACGGCCCGCGCCTCCGAAGAGGTGCGGGCCGTCGCCACGGAACTACGGGACGTCACTTGGCGGCGTCGTCCTTCTTCTCGTCCTCTTCGCCCTCGATCACGGGGATGAGGGAGAGCTTGCCGCGGGAGTCGATCTCGGCGATCTCGACCTGGACCTTGGCTCCGACCGCAACCACGTCCTCGACGTTCTCCACGCGCTTGCCACCGGCGAGCTTGCGGATCTGCGAGATGTGCAGCAGGCCGTCCTTGCCGGGCATGAGCGAGACGAACGCACCGAAGGTGGTGGTCTTGACGACCGTACCCAGGTAACGCTCGCCGACCTCCGGCATGGTCGGGTTGGCGATCGCGTTGATCGTGGCGCGGGCGGCCTCGGCCTGCGAGCCCTGCTGGGCACCGATGTAGATGGTGCCGTCGTCCTCGATCGTGATGTCGGCGCCGGTGTCCTCCTGGATCTGGTTGATCATCTTGCCCTTGGGGCCGATGACCTCACCGATCTTGTCCACCGGGATCTTGACGGTGATGATCCGCGGGGCGTTCGGGGACATCTCGTCCGGGACGTCGATGGCCTCGTTCATCACATCGAGGATGTGGAGGCGGGCGTCGCGGGCCTGCTTCAGCGCGGCGGCCAGGACCGAGGCGGGGATGCCGTCGAGCTTGGTGTCGAGCTGGAGCGCGGTGACGAACTGCTTCGTACCGGCGACCTTGAAGTCCATGTCACCGAACGCGTCCTCGGCACCGAGGATGTCGGTCAGGGCGACGTAGTGGGTCTTGCCGTCGATCTCCTGGGAGATCAGACCCATGGCGATACCGGCGACGGCGGCCTTGAGCGGCACACCGGCGTTCAGCAGCGACATGGTGGAGGCGCAGACCGAGCCCATGGACGTCGAGCCGTTGGAGCCCAGCGCCTCGGAGACCTGGCGGATCGCGTAGGGGAACTCCTCGCGCGACGGCAGCACCGGCACGATGGCGCGCTCGGCGAGCGCACCGTGGCCGATCTCGCGGCGCTTGGGCGAGCCCACGCGGCCGGTCTCACCGACGGAGTACGGCGGGAAGTTGTAGTTGTGCATGTAGCGCTTGCGGGTCACCGGGGAGAGGGTGTCCAGCTGCTGCTCCATGCGGAGCATGTTCAGGGTGGTGACGCCCAGGATCTGGGTCTCGCCACGCTCGAACAGCGCCGAGCCGTGCACGCGCGGGATGGCCTCGACCTCGGCGGCGAGCGTACGGATGTCCGTGACGCCACGGCCGTCGATGCGGACCTTGTCCTTGATGACGCGCTCGCGGACCAGCTTCTTGGTCAGCGCGCGGTAGGCACCGGAGATCTCCTTCTCGCGGCCCTCGAACTGCGGGAGCAGCTTCTCGCCGGCGATCTCCTTGATGCGGTCCAGCTCGGCCTCGCGCTCCTGCTTGCCGGCGATGGTGAGCGCCTTGGCGAGCTCGGTGCTGACGGCGGCGGTGAGCGCCTCCAGGACGTCGTCCTGGTAGTCGAGGAAGACCGGGAACTCGCCGGTGGGCTTGGCAGCCTTGGCGGCGAGCTCCGACTGGGCCTTGCAGAGGGCCTTGATGAACGGCTTCGCGGCCTCGAGGCCGGCGGCGACGACCTCTTCGGTCGGGGCCTCGGCGCCGTCCTTGACGAGCTGGATGGTCTTCTCGGTGGCCTCGGCCTCGACCATCATGATCGCGACGTCGCCGTCCTCCAGGACGCGACCGGCGACGACCATGTCGAAGACGGCGTCCTCGAGCTCGGTGTGCGTCGGGAAGGCGACCCACTGGCCCTTGATCAGGGCGACACGGGTGCCACCGATCGGGCCGGAGAAGGGCAGGCCGGCCAGCTGCGTGGAGCAGGAGGCGGCGTTGATCGCGATCACGTCGTACAGGTGATCAGGGTTGAGCGCCATGATCGTCTCGACGATCTGGATCTCGTTGCGCAGGCCCTTCTTGAAGGAGGGGCGCAGCGGCCGGTCGATCAGACGGCAGGTGAGGATCGCGTCCTCGGAGGGGCGGCCCTCGCGGCGGAAGAAGGAGCCGGGGATCTTGCCCGCGGCGTACTGCCGCTCCTCGACGTCCACCGTGAGGGGGAAGAAGTCGAGCTGGTCCTTCGGCTTCTTGGAAGCCGTGGTGGCCGACAGCACCATGGTGTCGTCGTCCAGGTACGCAACGGCGGAGCCGGCGGCCTGCTTGGCCAGGCGGCCCGTCTCGAAGCGGATGGTGCGGGTGCCGAAGGTTCCGTTGTCGATAACGGCCTCGGCGTAGTGGGTCTCGTTCTCCACTAGCGTTTTCTCCGATACATATCGTCTTCTCGCCCCCACGCCCGTGTGGCGGGGGACGGTGCGGAGAAGCGCTCCATCGGCGGGCCGGTCTTCGATCGAAGCACCCGGGTTGCTCTGTCCGGGGGCCACTACCGAGGACCGGCGGCGGGGAGCTTGCTTCTTCCGCTCGTCTGCGGGACGTTCCGGGACCAGGTTACTGAGATTCGGCTCAGCTTGGCATTCCGGTCGACCGGGCGAGCCGGTCACGTCCCGTACATGCTGATGCACGCACACCTGTACGTACAACAAAGGGAGCGGTTCCCTCAGTCGTGGGAACCGCTCCCTTCACGGCGTCTTACTTGGCGCCGCCGGCCGCACCGCGGCGGATGCCGAGGCGGTCGACCAGGGCACGGAAGCGCTGGATGTCCTTCTTGGCCAGGTACTGCAGGAGGCGGCGACGCTGGCCGACCAGGATCAGCAGACCACGGCGGGAGTGGTGGTCGTGCTTGTGCGTCTTGAGGTGCTCCGTCAGGTCCGAGATGCGACGGGAGAGCATGGCCACCTGGACCTCGGGGGAACCGGTGTCACCCTCCTTGGTGGCGAACTCGGACATGATCTGCTTCTTCGTAGCGGCGTCGAGCGACACGCGGTACTCCTCTTTGATGTTCCGATGCGCCCACGAGTGCCCCTGGTCTTGATCTCAGGGGGTCTTCCGTTACTCGAGGACGAAGGTCCGATGAGCGCAGCCCTCAGGATGATCCGGGGGCGCGTACACAAACGGCCGTCACACAGCGTACCAGGTCGGCAGAGCCGGGTTGCCGGGGGCCGGTGGGCGTGGGCGGCAGGGTGCCGCTTCGTCCTCGATCCCTGACGGGACCGTCATGCCCGGCAGGGATCGGTTCAGCTGGTGAGGGCTCTCGCTCTGGCGAAGACGTCCAGTACCGCCAGGCAGAGCGGGACCAGGGAGAGGAGGAGGGCGCTCTCCGTGAGGTCGAGGAGGCGGCCCCAGAACGGGGAGAGGCCCTTGCGGGGAATGATCAGGCCGATCGCCGTCAACAGTGCGGCGCCCGCGGCCACGGCCGCGGAGAGCCAGACCGTGCGGATGTCCAGGGAGCCGCTCTCCCCGTACCGGGCCAGCTCCCTCACCAGGTCGGCCGGCGGGTTCAGGGAGACGCCGAGGATCAGCAGGGCGATCGCGCCGATGCCCGCCACCAGCACACAGGTGACCTGCGAGGTGTAGCGGAAGAGGCGGGCGCGGAGCAGCATCGCGAGTCCGGCGGCGAGTGCGAGCAGGCGACCCCAGACGTTGCCGGAGAAACCCAGGACGGCGGCGGACCCGACGACGACGGCCGCGCAGCCGCCGACCAGGCCGAGCAGCATCTCGTGGCCGCGGCGGGCCTGGGCGGCGATGCGGTCGGCGTCGACGGGGACGCCTTCGGGCTCCGGGGAGGTGCTCGGGTTCGCGAAGCCGTCGTCGTAACCCCCCGGAGCGGTGCGTGGCGACGCGTAACCGATGGGCAGCCGGGCGAAGCGGGCGGACAGACCGGGCAGGAAGGCGACGAGGCCGAGGGCGACCGGGGCACAGACAGCGGCGGTCCCGGTGGCGGAGACCTCGGTGAGGATCGCTACGAAGGTGGCGAGGGTGCCGACGGTGGCGACGAAGGTCGCCGCGACGAACGGGGCGTCGCCGCTCGGGGTCAGAGCGACCAGGACGACGGACGCGACCAGGACGGACACGCAGCCGAGCAGGAACTGCAGCCGGCCGGGGCCCTGGCCGGCGTCCGGGCCGATGATGCCGGAGCCTGCGATGAGTACGAGGGGCAGCGCGCCGAGGCCGAGCGCGACCGCGGTGGGCCGGTCTCCGTAGACCCGGGCGCGTACCCCCGCGAACGCGGTGAGCAGCAGTCCGGCGGAGCCCGCGATGATGCCGGGCAGGCTGTGCATGTCGTGCCGGACGGGGTCGGCGAACCAGAGGACGAAGCCCATCAGTACGAGGAGCAGCACGCCGCCCAGCAGACCGGCGCCGCGCAGGAGTTCGTCGCTCCACAGGTGTCGGTCCCGGGTGACGGCCGAGGCGACGGCGTCCGACACGTCGTCGAAGACGGCGGGCGGCAGTGACTGCGCGAACGGGCGCAGGCTGAGCAGTTCGCCGTCGAGCACCTGCTGGGCCGCGAGCGTGCGCGCGCCGTCGAGCACCGTGCCGTCGCGCCGCACCAGGTGGTAACCGGTGGGGTTGCCGGCCGCCTGGGTCTGGCCGGTGAGCCGGAGGATCTCCGGGTAGATGTCGGCGACTGCGATGTCCTCCGGCAGGGCGACGTCGATACGGCTGTCGGGCGCCACGACAGTGACGCGGCAGAAGCCCGTCGCTGCAGTCGTACTCACGTGTCTGGTCCCCCTGATTCGCGGTTGCGCACGGTGCGCGCGCCACCCTACCGGGAGGAGGAAAGGTCATCGGCAAGTAGGATCACCGTCGCGCGGAGGGACGTCCGCAAGCAAACGCAGCCACGGGGGGCTTCGGTGCGGGTTCGACCGGTCCTCCGCCCGTCCGTACCGAGGGATTGATGTTCCGGTGAGCCAGATCGTCGTGAAACGACCGCCGCGGTCCCTGCCGCCCGAAGTACCCACGGACGATTTGATGTTGGAGGCTCCTCCCGAACTGCCGCGCGGGCAGCAGGAGGGCATGCTGATGCAGATCCTGCCGGTGCTCGGCATGGGTTCGTCGGTGGTCTTCTTCTTCTCGCCGCAGGCTCCTGCGTTCATGCGCGTCATGGGCGTTCTGATGCTTGTCTCGACCGTCGGCATGGTGGTCGCACAGCTGGTCCGGCACCGTCGCGGTACGCAGGGGCAAATGGCGGATGTGCGGCGCGACTACCTCAGATACCTGGCTCAGACGCGGCGTACGGTACGTCGGACCGCGCGCGCCCAGCGCGACGTGCAGCTGTATCTGCAGCCCGCTCCTGAGCAGTTGTGGTCGGTGGTCGCCGAGGGCAGCCGGGTGTGGGAGCGGCGGGTCGGGGACGGCGACTTCGGGCAGGTACGGGTCGGGCTCGGGGCGCAGCAGCTGTCGACTCCGCTGATCGCCCCGGACACCGCGCCGGTGGATGAGCTGGAACCGATGTGTGCGGGGGCGATGCAGCAATTCCTCGCGGTGCACGGGTCGTTGGACGGCCTGCCGATGGCCGTGTCGATGCGGGCCTTCTATCACGTGACGGTCTCCGGTCAGCCGGAGGCGGCACAGTCGGCGGCGCGGGCGCTGGTCGCACAACTGGTGACGCTCCACTCCCCCGAGGATCTGATGGTCGCCGTGGTGGCGGCACCCGGTGCGGTGGCACGCTGGGACTGGACGAAGTGGCTTCCGCATGCACAGGTGCCGGGGCAGGTCGACGGGGCCGGTACGAAGCGGTTGTTCGGCGACGACCTGGGCGAGCTGGAGCAGCTGCTGGCCGGCCGGCTGGAGGGGCGGCCGCGGTTCGGACGGGAGAGTCAGCCGCTGCTGGACCAGCCGCACATCGTGGTGGTTCTCGACGGCGGGATGGTGCCGCCGGATTCGCTGTTCGCGGCGGCCGAGGGACTGCAGGGTGTGACGATCGTCGAGGTCGTCCCGGGGGAGCTGGACGAGCCTCGCGGCGGCCTGTCGGTGGTGGTGCGGCCAGGCCTGCTGCGACTGGAGTCGGGGGCGGGGCTGGCGTACGAGGGCGTGCCGGACGGGCTGTCGCTGCCCGCGGCCGAGGCGCTGGCCCGGCAGCTCGCACCGCTGCGCATGGACGGGGGCGACGACGACGAACCGCTGCTCGCCAACCTGGACTTCACGGATCTGCTGAACCTCGGTGATGCGGGTGCGGTCGATGTGGCGCGCACCTGGCGGCCGCGGTCGGTCTCCGATCGGCTGCGGGTGCCGATCGGGGTCGGCGAGGACGGCCAACCGGTGATGCTGGACCTGAAGGAGGCCGCGCAGGAGGGCATGGGTCCGCACGGGTTGTGTGTCGGTGCGACCGGTTCCGGCAAGTCCGAGCTGCTGCGGACGCTGGTCCTGGGGCTCGCGGTCACGCACTCCTCGGAGACGCTCAACTTCGTGCTGGCGGACTTCAAGGGTGGTGCGACGTTCGCCGGGATGTCGCACATGCCGCACGTGGCGGCGGTCATCACCAACCTGGCGGACGATCTGACGCTCGTCGACCGCATGGGTGACGCGATCCGCGGTGAACTGCAGCGGCGGCAGGAACTGTTGAGGTCGGCCGGCAACTACGCCAATATCCACGACTACGAGAAGGCGCGGGCGGCGGGCGCGGCGCTGGAACCGCTGGCCTCACTGGTCCTGGTCATCGACGAGTTCTCCGAACTGCTCACCGCCAAGCCGGACTTCATCGACATGTTCATCCAGATCGGCCGTATCGGCCGCTCGCTGGGTGTACATCTGCTGCTCGCCTCGCAGCGCCTGGAGGAAGGCAAGCTGCGCGGTCTGGACACCTATCTCTCGTACCGGATCGGGCTGCGGACCTTCTCGGCGGCCGAGTCGCGTACCGCGCTGGGGGTGCCCGACGCCTATCACCTGCCGTCGGTGCCGGGTTCCGGCTATCTCAAGTTCGGTACGGACGAGATGACCCGGTTCAAGGCGGCGTACGTGTCGGGGACGTACCGCACGGGTGGGCCGGATCTGTCGGTGGGGGCACTGCCGGTCGACCGGCGTCCCGCGGTGTTCAGCGCACTGCCGGTGCCGGTGGTGTACGCGGCGCCGGACCCTGCCCATGTGGTCGCCTCGCGGACGAGTGCGGAGGACGACGCGCTCGCGGACACGGTGCTCGATGTGATCGTGCGGCGCCTCGAGGGGCAGGGGGTGCCCGCCCATCAGGTGTGGCTGCCGCCGCTGGACCGGGCGCCGACGCTGGACCAGTTGCTGCCGGGGCTCGCGCCGACCGCGGACCGGGGGTTCACGGCGACGGAGTACACGCGTCCGGGCGGGCTGACCGTTCCGCTCGGCCTCATCGACAAGCCGTTCGAGCAGCGGCGTGAAGTGCTGTACCGGGACTTCTCCGGTGCGGCGGGCCACATGCTGGTGGTCGGCGGTCCGCAGTCCGGGAAGTCGACGATGATGCGGACGCTGATCTCTTCGTTCGCGCTCACCCACACCCCGCACGAAGTGCAGTTCTACGGGCTCGACTTCGGTGGCGGCGGACTGGTCTCACTGGCGGACCTGCCGCATGTGGGCGGGATGGCGTCGCGGCTGGATCCGGAGCGGGTGCGGCGTACGGTCGCCGAGGTCGCGGGGGTGCTGAACCGGCGCGAGGAGTTCTTCCGCGCCCACTGCGTCGACTCCGTCGCCACATACCGGCGCAAGCGCGCCCTCGGTGAGCTGCCGGGCGAGCCGTGGGGCGACGTGTTCCTGGTCGTCGACGGCTGGGGCGGCTTCCGCGCCGAGTACGAGATGCTGGAGCAGGTCGTCACGGACATCGCCTCGCGTGGTCTCGGGTACGGCGTCCATGTGGTGATCACGGCCGCCCGGTACATGGAGGTACGTGCCGCGCTCAAGGATCAGATCCTCGGCCGGCTGGAACTGCGGCTCGGTGACGTCATGGACTCCGAGTTCGACCGCAGGGTTGCGGTGAACGTTCCGCAGGGCGTACCGGGACGCGGTCAGGTGCCGGAGAAGCTGCACTTCATGGGGGCACTGCCGCGTATCGACTCCACCAGCAGCGCGGCGGATCTCTCCGACGGCACGGCGGCCTTCGTCGAGACGGTGAAGTCCAACTGGGCGGGCCCTTCGGCGCCCGCCGTACGGCTGCTGCCGCGGAAACTGCCCGCCGAGCAGCTGCCGAAGGGCTTCGAGTTCCCGCAGCGCGGGATCGCGATCGGTATCGACGAGACCGATCTGGAACCGGTGTTCGTCGACTTCGAGACGGACCCGTTCTTCCTGATCTTCGGGGAGAGCGAATCGGGGAAGACGAATCTGCTGCGTCTGATCGCGAAGCAGATCGCGGAGCGCTACTCCCCCGACGAGGCGAAGCTCGTCGTCGGCGACTACCGGCGGGCCCTGCTGGGTGCGCTGCCGGAGAGCCATCTGCTGGAGTACGCGCCGATGGCGAGTTCCATGCAGATGCACATGGAGGCGCTGGCCGGTGTGTTCTCGCGGCGGCAGCCGCCGACGGACGTCACGCCGCGGCAGTTGCGCGACCGCAGCTGGTGGACCGGTCCGCAGATCTTCATCATCGTCGACGACTACGACCTGGTGGCGACGAACGCGGGCAACCCGCTGGCCCCGCTCGCGGAGTATCTGCCGTTCGCCCGGGACACGGGCGTCCGGTTCATCATCGCGCGCAACTCTGCGGGGGCCTCGCGATCGATGTACGAGTCGTTCATGCAGCGCGTCAAGGAGCTCGGTGCGCAGGGCGTGGTGCTGTCCGGCGATCCGTCCGAGGGCGATCTGATCGGGCCGGTGCGGGGGCATCCGATGCCGCCGGGACGCGGGTACTTCGCCTCGCGCCGGCGGGGGAACCCGCTGGTGCAGATCGGGCGGCTGCCGGAGCAGCACTGACCGACGGGACCGGGAGCCCCTCCCCGCCGGCGGCGGGGTGGACCGGTGCCTCATCGACATCGCGGCAACCGCACCGGCGTCGCGTACCTGGTCCCGAGGATTCCGTGGGGCGAGCGGTCCCTACCACCGCGGGTCGGAAGCTGTCCATACCGGGCCTGTGGGACGCGGGAGCGGGGATAGTCTGCACGCGGGCGACGAACATGTTCCGCCGCAGGAGAGGAAGGCATCTGATGGGCACGCAGCAGGAGAAGGACGAGCTGTACGCACTCGACATCTCGGGGGTCGAGTGGCTGAGTGCGCCCGGTACGGAAGAGGCCGAGGAGCGCGTCGAGATCGCACATCTGCCGGGCGGAGCGGTGGCGATGCGGTCCTCGCTGGATCCGGAGACGGTGCTGCGGTACACGGAGGCCGAGTGGCGGGCGTTCGTACTGGGTGCGCGGGACGGCGAGTTCGACCTCACGTAGGACGCCGTACGGGCAGGACAAGGGGCACGCTTCGTCGAGCGTGCCCCTTCTGCGTGTGCGGTGCCGCGGTCAGTACCCCTCGGTGAACAGGCGCGAGGCCTTCACATCCGTCGAGCGGTAGCTGTCCTTGCCGGACTCGATGATCTTCGCGACGTGTTCCAGGCGGGTCTTCATGTGCTCGGCCTTGCCCTTGTACTTGGACTGGAGGTGCACGTACTCCCTGTGTGCCTCACCGTCCCAGGTGTCGGTGACGACCTTCAGTGCCGCGTCCATCTCCTGGAGGTCCTTGATGATGTTCTGCGAGACCACACGGATGCGGTTCGCCATCTCCTGGACGCTCTCGTACCTGACCTTGGTGTTCGGGTCGGTCGCCATCTGTCTGCTCCTCGGTGCTCGGCGTGTGTACGGAAGGGGTGCTGCGGCGCGGCTCAGATGCCGTTCAGCCCGGAGGTGTTGCCGGACGACGCCGGCTCCTTCACCGCGTTGAAGGCCGCACGGACCTCGTCGTCGTTGGCGTTGCTGAGGTTCTTGGTCTGGCCCACCGCGTTGAGGAGCACGTTGAGGAGCCGGCGGATCTCGTCGTGGTCCTCGTTGATCACGATCTGTGCGGATGTGAATCCCGAGGCGCCGACACCCGTCCATCCCGCGCTGACCGTCGCGAGGATGTCGGCCAGCTCCCTGGACTGCTTGGACACCTGCTCCGCGGTTTCGATGATCTTGTTCTTCGCCTGGACGATCGGATCGTCGGCAAGTCCGAAACCACCTGCGGGGTTGGTCATCCGGAGGTCCTATCTCTGAGTTCCCGGTCCTGTCCGCCCGTCGCGGCCAGGGTTCCCGCCTGCCCCGTGTGCTCCGGTCGCGGAGTCGGGGAAGGGCGGGGACGGGGAAGGGCGTGGCAGTGTTCCCACGCCCCGAAATCGGATGCGACCACTTCTCGTTCCCCCGTCACACACGTGAAGTCGGCTACCACCCTAGTCACTTCGCCATCTCACCCCAACTGCGCTTTATGGGAGGGGATCCACTTCACCGGGTGGTGCTGTCATCGCAAACCGCGTCGCCGCCTGACATCGCGGACGACCGTCGCGGTGCCGGCGACCACGGAGATCAGCACGCCCGCAATGGCCAGCGCGTAGGTCGCGTACCGCTCGTTGCGTTCCTGCGACGTCTCCGACAGCGACAGATGCGCGGGCGAGGGAGCCTGGGCCCGGGGCGGAGCCGGGTCGGGATGCGGGGCGTCCTGCGGTGTGTCGTCGCCGGAGAGTGCACGGACCGGGTCGACGACGCCCCAGCCGACGAAGTCGTCGTGGCCGGTGACGGAGCGCTCTGCGGTCTGCTCGATCCGGGCGACGATCTGGGGCGCGGTCCATTTCGGGTACTTGGCGCGCATCAGGGCGGCGACCCCGGCGGCGTACGGCGCGGAGAAGCTGGTGCCGTTGTCGGTGCACTGGCCGTTGCCGGGGACGGTGGAGACGATGTCGACGCCGGGTGCCGCGACGCCGACGAACGTACCGGCCTGGGAGAAGGCGGCGCGCTCGTTGTTCCGGTCCGACGAGGCGACGGCGAGGACGCCGTCGAAGGCTGCCGGATAGGTGTTCCTCAGCTCGCCGTCCATGCCGTCGTTGCCCGCGGAGGCGACCACGACGACGTCCTTGGCGAGCGCTCCGGCCACGGCCTTCCCCAGCGTGGAATCCGGGGTCAGCGCCTTCGTCGTGTCCTGGGAGATGTTGATGACCTGGGCACCCTCGGCGATCGCGTGGCCGATCGCGGCGGCCATGGTGGTGTCCTTGCCGCTGTTCTTTTCGTCGTTCTGGCGGATCGGGATGATCGTGGCCTCGGGCGCCAGGCCGACGAAGCCGGTTCCCTTGCGGGGGCGGGCGGCGATGATGCCGGCGACCTTGGTGCCGTGGCCGACCTCGTCCACGGTGCCGTCGCTCTTGCCGCCCTCGATGTAGTCGGCGCCCGCGGAGGCGTCGACGGCGTGCCGGAGCTGCGGGTTGGTGTTGTCGACACCGGTGTCGATGACCGCGACGCGGACGCCCTTGCCCTTGGTGTCCTGCCACAGTTCGTCGAGCAGGACCCGCTGCAGCGACCAGGGGCGCCCCTCGTACTGCTTCTTCATCGGGAAGGCGCATTCGCCGCTGCCGTCTATCCCGCCGTCGCTCCGGCCGCCCGGGCGTTCCTCGGCGTACGCCGCCTGGGGCGCCGCCAGCGCGGCCAGCGCGGCGGTGGCCGCCGTCAGCAGAGCCGTCTTCCGGTACAACATCCGTTCCTCTCCCCCGAGTTCTACGGGCCTTGCGCGAATACTGCGGTCACGAGCCCTGGGGCTGGCGCGCGCTGTTGGTGTCGAGTCGCGGGCCCTTGGACAGGAACTCGGACCAGGCGAGCGGGACGAGAGCGGGCGCCACTTTCTCGTATCCCAGCCTGATCTGCGCCTGGCTGGGCTCGGGGCGGCCGTCCGTCCCGTTCTGCTGCTCGCCGGCGCCGATGTCGGAACGCTTGGCGTCACTGTCGCCGTTCGCCTGAACGGCGTACCGCAGTCCGGTGTCGGTCACCAGGAAGAGTGAGCCGTCGGGGCGGGTCTGCTGCCCCCGCACCTGGGTGTAGAGGAGGCCGCTGCCGGGGGTGACGTAGGTGCTGGTGCCACCGGCGCTGATGGAGGCGGGGTACGCGGTGCCCGCCCAGGTGCTGAGCGTGGGGCGGCCGTTGCCGTCCACCTTGCGCAGCACGCTGCAGATGGTGTCCCGGTCGCCGCTGCCGCCCTCGGTGGTGTTCACCTGGCCGGCCTTCCGCCTGGGCCAGTGTGCCGCCTGGCCGGTGAAGGCGACGGGGTCGGGGACGAACTTCTGGAGTCCGACGGAGCGCGCCTCGCTGTTCAGGTCGAGCCGTGCGGTCTGCGGGGAGTTGATCAGCAGCCAGGCCGTGAACTCGGAGACCGGCTGGACCTTGCCGTCGAGAACCACGTAGTGGGTGGTGCCTTCACCGGTACGGGTCCGCAGGACCATGCCGACCCTGTTCTCCTCCTTGGAGAGCTGTCCGTCGATGTGCGCGTCCGCGCCGACGGTGCCGGGGATCTGCGGGAAGACGATCGGGCTGCCGTCGTTCAGGGTGGCCAGCCAGTCGTCGGTGACGGACTGCGGCTGCCGGCTGCCGACGAGGGCGCCGGTCAGGTGACCGTTGTCGGCCGCGGTCTCGTCGATGCGGTACTTCGTGCCGCTCGCATCGACGAGATAGCGGGCGCCGGTCTGGCCCTTGACGTACAGGACCTCGCCGCCGCTGAGCCTACGGGCGCCTTCGGTCCGCTCGTTGTCGCGTTCGGCGAAGACGAAGGCGGCCTTCTGCACGGTGTTGCCCTTGCCTCCGGGCTGTTCGCAGACGGCCCACCGCTTCGCCGTGCCCGCGTCGTTCGCCTCCGGCAGCCGGTCGGGGGCGTACGGGATGCCGAGGACCGGTCCGCGCGGCGGCTTGCCCGCGTCGAGGATGTCGTCGGGCACCTGGATGACGTCGTACTGCTGCGGAGTGAGGAGCAACCGGGCGGAGGCGAGGTTCAGTACGGGATGCAGCAGGGCTTTCTTCTTCTTGCCCTTGCCGGTGGTGAGCACGACATAGCGGGTGGTGGACTGCTTGCCGACGATCACGTTGGTGAAGGGCTTGTCCCAGTCCTTGGGTGCGGTGGGCTTGAACATGCCGTAGGCGCCGAAGCCGGCGAGGATCAGAGCCCCGGCCACCACGCTCGGGAGGACGGCGCGCAGCGGGCTCGGCGCGCCCTCCTCGGTGCCGGTGGGCGAGGGTTGGAGAAATGCCGCCACCGTGCGCCTCTTCGCAAAGGTGTACGCGTTGAGTTCATCCCGCCGTGATGCCATGAGTCTGCGTGTCTCCCGTGTCTCCCCGCGAGGCTCCAGGAGTTCGCGTCCCCCGACCCCTGCGCCGGCCCCCCGGATGCCGGACCGCGCTGCCGGACAGGCCCCTACTATGCCTGCCGACCTCGGGCGGCCGCGGGGCGGGTAGGCTGATCCAGCCGCCAAAGCCCCCGGCGGGACAGGGGTGATCGGGTCGAAACGGGGGCCTCATGAACGGGGGAATGCCGGAATGATGTCTTCCGCGACGC from Streptomyces sp. NBC_01707 includes the following:
- a CDS encoding DUF397 domain-containing protein, translated to MGTQQEKDELYALDISGVEWLSAPGTEEAEERVEIAHLPGGAVAMRSSLDPETVLRYTEAEWRAFVLGARDGEFDLT
- a CDS encoding WXG100 family type VII secretion target produces the protein MATDPNTKVRYESVQEMANRIRVVSQNIIKDLQEMDAALKVVTDTWDGEAHREYVHLQSKYKGKAEHMKTRLEHVAKIIESGKDSYRSTDVKASRLFTEGY
- a CDS encoding WXG100 family type VII secretion target, whose amino-acid sequence is MTNPAGGFGLADDPIVQAKNKIIETAEQVSKQSRELADILATVSAGWTGVGASGFTSAQIVINEDHDEIRRLLNVLLNAVGQTKNLSNANDDEVRAAFNAVKEPASSGNTSGLNGI
- the eccCa gene encoding type VII secretion protein EccCa, producing MSQIVVKRPPRSLPPEVPTDDLMLEAPPELPRGQQEGMLMQILPVLGMGSSVVFFFSPQAPAFMRVMGVLMLVSTVGMVVAQLVRHRRGTQGQMADVRRDYLRYLAQTRRTVRRTARAQRDVQLYLQPAPEQLWSVVAEGSRVWERRVGDGDFGQVRVGLGAQQLSTPLIAPDTAPVDELEPMCAGAMQQFLAVHGSLDGLPMAVSMRAFYHVTVSGQPEAAQSAARALVAQLVTLHSPEDLMVAVVAAPGAVARWDWTKWLPHAQVPGQVDGAGTKRLFGDDLGELEQLLAGRLEGRPRFGRESQPLLDQPHIVVVLDGGMVPPDSLFAAAEGLQGVTIVEVVPGELDEPRGGLSVVVRPGLLRLESGAGLAYEGVPDGLSLPAAEALARQLAPLRMDGGDDDEPLLANLDFTDLLNLGDAGAVDVARTWRPRSVSDRLRVPIGVGEDGQPVMLDLKEAAQEGMGPHGLCVGATGSGKSELLRTLVLGLAVTHSSETLNFVLADFKGGATFAGMSHMPHVAAVITNLADDLTLVDRMGDAIRGELQRRQELLRSAGNYANIHDYEKARAAGAALEPLASLVLVIDEFSELLTAKPDFIDMFIQIGRIGRSLGVHLLLASQRLEEGKLRGLDTYLSYRIGLRTFSAAESRTALGVPDAYHLPSVPGSGYLKFGTDEMTRFKAAYVSGTYRTGGPDLSVGALPVDRRPAVFSALPVPVVYAAPDPAHVVASRTSAEDDALADTVLDVIVRRLEGQGVPAHQVWLPPLDRAPTLDQLLPGLAPTADRGFTATEYTRPGGLTVPLGLIDKPFEQRREVLYRDFSGAAGHMLVVGGPQSGKSTMMRTLISSFALTHTPHEVQFYGLDFGGGGLVSLADLPHVGGMASRLDPERVRRTVAEVAGVLNRREEFFRAHCVDSVATYRRKRALGELPGEPWGDVFLVVDGWGGFRAEYEMLEQVVTDIASRGLGYGVHVVITAARYMEVRAALKDQILGRLELRLGDVMDSEFDRRVAVNVPQGVPGRGQVPEKLHFMGALPRIDSTSSAADLSDGTAAFVETVKSNWAGPSAPAVRLLPRKLPAEQLPKGFEFPQRGIAIGIDETDLEPVFVDFETDPFFLIFGESESGKTNLLRLIAKQIAERYSPDEAKLVVGDYRRALLGALPESHLLEYAPMASSMQMHMEALAGVFSRRQPPTDVTPRQLRDRSWWTGPQIFIIVDDYDLVATNAGNPLAPLAEYLPFARDTGVRFIIARNSAGASRSMYESFMQRVKELGAQGVVLSGDPSEGDLIGPVRGHPMPPGRGYFASRRRGNPLVQIGRLPEQH
- the mycP gene encoding type VII secretion-associated serine protease mycosin: MLYRKTALLTAATAALAALAAPQAAYAEERPGGRSDGGIDGSGECAFPMKKQYEGRPWSLQRVLLDELWQDTKGKGVRVAVIDTGVDNTNPQLRHAVDASAGADYIEGGKSDGTVDEVGHGTKVAGIIAARPRKGTGFVGLAPEATIIPIRQNDEKNSGKDTTMAAAIGHAIAEGAQVINISQDTTKALTPDSTLGKAVAGALAKDVVVVASAGNDGMDGELRNTYPAAFDGVLAVASSDRNNERAAFSQAGTFVGVAAPGVDIVSTVPGNGQCTDNGTSFSAPYAAGVAALMRAKYPKWTAPQIVARIEQTAERSVTGHDDFVGWGVVDPVRALSGDDTPQDAPHPDPAPPRAQAPSPAHLSLSETSQERNERYATYALAIAGVLISVVAGTATVVRDVRRRRGLR